Proteins co-encoded in one Carassius auratus strain Wakin unplaced genomic scaffold, ASM336829v1 scaf_tig00216322, whole genome shotgun sequence genomic window:
- the LOC113097501 gene encoding chymotrypsin-like protease CTRL-1, which translates to MPHMMVMASAQSQSDNISYQYALLQLLPAGEQISSVVCGSATLNTRVGGNSSLASSGVWPWMASLQFNGSHVCGGTLIAQRFVLSSASCFTRSTNASDWTVILGRLNQNGSNPNEVSTLNFLQCIKVANLTLSNGTGDNVAVLQLAVAPNLTNFIQPICVDMGGNTFSANTQCWVAGWGSGAGGVIQTLQEYQTSVVSCGNSSSDNSICTSSLNLQQGDQGGPLMCKLGQSWIHAAVLTIPTLTNSTASRSARAQDVQVFTKTSSFASFLTSVVGSLPLKATNSTSSTTSAANNSNLGPSNGSQISSPFCFTVSILLPALTALKIE; encoded by the exons ATGCCACACATGATGGTCATGGCATCGGCACAGTCCCAGTCGGACAATATTTCTTACCAGTATGCACTGCTTCAA CTTCTACCAGCAGGGGAGCAGATCTCAT CTGTAGTGTGTGGAAGCGCCACGCTGAACACCCGCGTTGGAGGAAACAGCTCCCTCGCCTCTTCCGGTGTTTGGCCTTGGATGGCAAGCCTGCAGTTTAACGGCAGTCATGTTTGTGGAGGAACACTGATTGCTCAACGCTTCGTCTTGAGCTCTGCCAGCTGCTTTACCAG ATCCACCAATGCCTCTGACTGGACCGTGATCCTGGGACGTCTGAATCAGAACGGCTCCAACCCCAATGAAgtctctacact aaattttttacagtgtataaaagTGGCCAATCTCACACTCAGCAATGGTACAGGTGACAACGTTGCAGTATTGCAGCTGGCTGTGGCACCAAACCTCACAAATTTCATTCAGCCTATATGTGTGGACATGGGAGGCAATACCTTCAGCGCTAACACTCAGTGCTGGGTGGCAGGATGGGGCTCAGGAGCAGGAGGAG TGATTCAAACTCTTCAGGAGTACCAGACCTCGGTTGTGAGTTGTGGAAACTCATCCTCAGACAACAGTATTTGTACAAGTTCCTTAAACTTACAGCAG ggtGATCAGGGCGGTCCGCTGATGTGTAAGCTGGGTCAGTCGTGGATCCATGCTGCTGTTTTGACCATACCAACACTGACCAACAGCACCGCATCCCGCTCTGCTCGCGCTCAAGATGTCCAGGTCTTCACTAAAACCTCCAGCTTTGCCTCATTTCTGACATCTGTTGTGGGTTCCCTCCCTTTAAAAGCCACAAACTCCACAAGTTCAACAACAAGCGCAGCAAACAACTCAAATCTGGGACCCTCTAATGGGTCACAAATATCATCTCCCTTCTGTTTCACTGTTTCAATCCTCTTACCTGCACTTACAGCTCTTAAAATCGAGTAG